The following coding sequences are from one Strix uralensis isolate ZFMK-TIS-50842 chromosome 6, bStrUra1, whole genome shotgun sequence window:
- the IDH1 gene encoding isocitrate dehydrogenase [NADP] cytoplasmic, with translation MSKKIHGGSVVEMQGDEMTRVIWELIKEKLIFPYVDLDLHSYDLGIEHRDATNDKVTVEAAEAIKKYNVGIKCATITPDEKRVEEFKLKQMWKSPNGTIRNILGGTVFREAIICKNIPRLVSGWVKPIVIGRHAYGDQYRATDFVVPGPGKVEMTYTPGDGGKPVTYLVHNFESCGGVAMGMYNLDQSIKDFAHSSFQMALSKGWPLYMSTKNTILKRYDGRFKDIFQEIYDREYKSQFEAKKIWYEHRLIDDMVAQALKSEGGFVWACKNYDGDVQSDSVAQGYGSLGMMTSVLICPDGKTVEAEAAHGTVTRHYRMHQKGQETSTNPIASIFAWTRGLAHRAKLDNNTSLKNFAVALEEVCIETIESGFMTKDLAACIKGLPNVTRSDYLNTFEFMDKLAENLKGKLASLPKL, from the exons ATGTCTAAAAAAATCCATGGAGGCTCTGTTGTGGAGATGCAAGGAGATGAAATGACACGGGTCATCTGGGAACTGATTaaagaaaagctgatttttcctTATGTAGATCTCGATTTGCACAG CTATGACTTGGGCATTGAGCATCGTGATGCTACAAATGATAAAGTAACTGTGGAAGCTGCTGAAGCCATAAAGAAATACAATGTTGGCATAAAGTGTGCAACCATCACTCCTGAtgagaagagagtggaggagttCAAGTTGAAGCAGATGTGGAAGTCTCCCAACGGGACAATTAGAAATATCCTGGGTGGCACTGTCTTCAGGGAGGCTATTATCTGCAAGAACATTCCCCGGCTGGTGTCTGGATGGGTGAAACCCATTGTCATTGGCCGCCACGCTTATGGGGATCAA tACAGAGCAACTGATTTTGTGGTACCTGGGCCTGGAAAAGTAGAGATGACGTACACTCCAGGAGATGGAGGCAAACCAGTCACATATCTGGTTCATAACTTTGAAA GCTGTGGTGGTGTAGCCATGGGAATGTACAATCTTGACCAGTCTATCAAGGATTTTGCCCACAGTTCCTTCCAAATGGCACTGTCTAAAGGCTGGCCCCTCTACATGAGCACCAAGAACACCATCCTGAAGAGATACGATGGCCGCTTTAAAGACATCTTTCAAGAGATATATGACAG AGAATATAAGTCCCAGTTTGAAGCCAAAAAGATCTGGTATGAGCATAGGCTCATTGATGACATGGTTGCTCAGGCCCTGAAATCTGAAGGAGGCTTTGTCTGGGCCTGCAAAAACTACGATGGGGATGTGCAGTCTGACTCTGTTGCGCAAG GCTATGGCTCCCTGGGGATGATGACCAGTGTGCTGATCTGCCCTGATGGCAAGACTGTTGAAGCAGAAGCTGCTCACGGCACAGTTACTCGTCACTACCGCATGCACCAGAAAGGCCAAGAAACCTCCACTAACCCCATTG CCTCCATCTTCGCATGGACAAGAGGACTAGCTCACAGGGCAAAGCTGGACAACAACACTAGCCTCAAGAACTTTGCAGTTGCCCTGGAAGAAGTCTGCATTGAGACCATCGAATCTGGCTTCATGACAAAGGACCTTGCTGCCTGTATCAAAGGCCTGCCTAA TGTCACACGCTCTGACTACCTGAACACCTTTGAGTTCATGGACAAGCTTGCTGAAAACTTGAAGGGGAAGCTGGCCTCTCTGCCCAAACTTTAA